A portion of the Streptomyces sp. NBC_00376 genome contains these proteins:
- a CDS encoding peptide ABC transporter substrate-binding protein: MRGAKSAKWVAGAAIIALAATACGGSDSGNDDSMSSGKADPNGILTAQLSEPQNPLQPANAKESQGSRVLRTIFSGLVDYEPGTGKLEYINAESVTPNADSSVWTVKLKPGWKFHDGTTVTSKSFVDSWNWSANVKNNQTNSSWFQDIKGYEDVHPAKGAPKADKMSGLKIVDENTFTISLTGPVSYFAYKLGYDVWAPLPESFFKDPAAAGQKPIGNGPYKFVSWDHKKLIKVRKFDDYQGPNKAKNGGIDFKNYTTADAAYSDLRSNNLDWIEAIPVTSLTSYKQDLGDRAIDAEYSAIQSIVPAFYTKQFKDINPKVIQGLSMAIDRDTITKTVLHGTRTPADSFVARGVLGYKAGALGDVTKYDPAQAKKLIQEGGGVPGNKISIQFNADQSHKPWVDAVCNSIRKAVNVECVGDSKPDFQADLNARDNKQVKSMYRGGWVLDYPVNSNFMRDLYGTTAAGNTSGYSNKEFDELASKADKAKTLDETVKMYQDAEQLLKNDMPAIPLWFYKNNSGQSVNVFGKIPYGQDGDPIFTDVQVKAKK, translated from the coding sequence ATGCGTGGTGCCAAGAGCGCCAAGTGGGTCGCGGGAGCGGCCATCATCGCCCTGGCCGCGACCGCCTGTGGTGGTAGCGACAGCGGTAACGACGACAGCATGAGCTCGGGCAAGGCGGACCCGAACGGGATCCTGACCGCCCAGCTGAGCGAGCCGCAGAACCCGCTGCAGCCGGCGAACGCCAAGGAGAGCCAGGGCAGCCGTGTCCTGCGCACGATCTTCTCCGGCCTGGTCGACTACGAGCCCGGCACCGGCAAGCTCGAGTACATCAACGCCGAGTCCGTGACGCCCAACGCGGACTCGTCCGTGTGGACCGTCAAGCTCAAGCCGGGCTGGAAGTTCCACGACGGCACCACGGTCACCTCCAAGTCCTTCGTGGACTCCTGGAACTGGTCGGCCAACGTCAAGAACAACCAGACCAACTCCAGCTGGTTCCAGGACATCAAGGGCTACGAGGACGTCCACCCCGCGAAGGGTGCTCCGAAGGCCGACAAGATGTCCGGTCTGAAGATCGTCGACGAGAACACCTTCACGATCAGCCTGACCGGCCCGGTCTCGTACTTCGCGTACAAGCTCGGCTACGACGTCTGGGCGCCGCTGCCCGAGTCCTTCTTCAAGGACCCGGCCGCCGCCGGCCAGAAGCCGATCGGCAACGGCCCCTACAAGTTCGTCTCGTGGGACCACAAGAAGCTGATCAAGGTCCGGAAGTTCGACGACTACCAGGGCCCGAACAAGGCCAAGAACGGTGGCATCGACTTCAAGAACTACACCACCGCCGACGCCGCCTACTCGGACCTGCGGTCGAACAACCTCGACTGGATCGAGGCCATCCCGGTCACCTCGCTGACCAGCTACAAGCAGGACCTCGGCGACCGCGCCATCGACGCCGAGTACTCCGCGATCCAGTCGATCGTCCCGGCGTTCTACACCAAGCAGTTCAAGGACATCAACCCCAAGGTCATCCAGGGTCTGTCCATGGCCATCGACCGTGACACGATCACCAAGACCGTGCTGCACGGCACCCGTACCCCGGCCGACTCGTTCGTCGCCCGCGGTGTGCTCGGCTACAAGGCCGGCGCCCTCGGTGACGTCACGAAGTACGACCCGGCCCAGGCGAAGAAGCTCATCCAGGAGGGTGGCGGCGTCCCGGGCAACAAGATCTCGATCCAGTTCAACGCCGACCAGTCCCACAAGCCGTGGGTCGACGCGGTCTGCAACAGCATCCGCAAGGCCGTCAACGTCGAGTGCGTCGGTGACTCCAAGCCGGACTTCCAGGCGGACCTGAACGCCCGCGACAACAAGCAGGTCAAGTCCATGTACCGCGGTGGCTGGGTGCTCGACTACCCGGTCAACTCGAACTTCATGCGCGACCTGTACGGCACCACCGCCGCCGGTAACACCTCGGGCTACTCCAACAAGGAGTTCGACGAGCTCGCGTCGAAGGCCGACAAGGCGAAGACGCTCGACGAGACCGTCAAGATGTACCAGGACGCCGAGCAGCTCCTGAAGAACGACATGCCGGCCATCCCGCTGTGGTTCTACAAGAACAACTCGGGCCAGTCGGTCAACGTCTTCGGCAAGATTCCTTACGGCCAGGACGGTGACCCGATCTTCACCGACGTCCAGGTGAAGGCCAAGAAGTAA
- the typA gene encoding translational GTPase TypA, translating to MPTRHDIRNVAIVAHVDHGKTTLVDAMLRQAGAFAAHAAENLDERMMDSNDLEREKGITILAKNTAVKYHPKDGGDPITINIIDTPGHADFGGEVERGLSMVDAVVLLVDASEGPLPQTRFVLRKALSAKMPVILCINKTDRPDSRIAEVVDETYDLFLDLDADEDQIEFPIVYACARDGVASLTKPEDGTVPADSDNLEPFFSTILAHVPAPEYDEEAPLQAHVTNLDADNFLGRIALCRVEQGELRKGQTVTWIKRDGTMSNVRITELLMTEALTRKPAEVAGPGDICAIAGIPDIMIGETLADPENPIALPLITVDEPAISMTIGTNTSPLVGKGGKGHKVTARQVKDRLDRELIGNVSLRVLDTERPDAWEVQGRGELALAILVEQMRREGFELTVGKPEVVTKQVDGKTHEPIERMTIDSPEEHLGAITQLMATRKGRMETMTNHGSGWVRMEWIVPSRGLIGFRTEFLTQTRGTGIAHSIFEGHEPWFGELRTRHNGSLVADRAGSVTPFAMVNLQERGVIFTEAGTEVYEGMIVGENSRADDMDVNITKEKKLTNMRAASADTTENVVPARKLSLEQSLEFCREDECIEVTPETVRIRKVVLDQKERGRAASRAKR from the coding sequence ATGCCCACGCGCCACGACATCCGTAACGTAGCCATCGTCGCCCACGTCGACCACGGCAAGACCACGCTGGTCGACGCCATGCTCAGGCAGGCCGGCGCCTTCGCCGCGCACGCCGCCGAGAACCTCGACGAACGCATGATGGACTCGAACGACCTGGAGCGTGAGAAGGGCATCACGATCCTCGCCAAGAACACGGCGGTGAAGTATCACCCCAAGGACGGCGGGGACCCGATCACGATCAACATCATCGACACCCCCGGCCACGCCGACTTCGGTGGCGAGGTCGAGCGCGGTCTGTCGATGGTGGACGCGGTGGTGCTCCTGGTCGACGCCTCCGAGGGCCCGCTCCCGCAGACCCGCTTCGTGCTGCGCAAGGCGCTCTCCGCGAAGATGCCGGTCATCCTCTGCATCAACAAGACCGACCGCCCGGACTCCCGGATCGCCGAGGTCGTCGACGAGACGTACGACCTCTTCCTGGACCTGGACGCGGACGAGGACCAGATCGAGTTCCCGATCGTCTACGCCTGCGCCCGTGACGGCGTCGCCTCGCTGACCAAGCCGGAGGACGGCACCGTCCCGGCGGACAGCGACAACCTGGAGCCGTTCTTCTCCACGATCCTGGCGCACGTCCCGGCCCCGGAGTACGACGAGGAAGCCCCCCTCCAGGCCCACGTCACCAACCTGGACGCCGACAACTTCCTCGGCCGTATCGCGCTCTGCCGCGTCGAGCAGGGCGAGCTGCGCAAGGGCCAGACCGTCACCTGGATCAAGCGCGACGGCACGATGTCCAACGTCCGCATCACCGAGCTCCTGATGACCGAGGCGCTCACCCGCAAGCCGGCCGAGGTGGCGGGCCCCGGTGACATCTGCGCCATCGCCGGTATCCCGGACATCATGATCGGCGAGACCCTGGCCGACCCCGAGAACCCGATCGCGCTGCCGCTGATCACGGTCGACGAGCCGGCCATCTCGATGACCATCGGCACCAACACCTCGCCGCTGGTCGGCAAGGGCGGCAAGGGCCACAAGGTCACCGCCCGCCAGGTGAAGGACCGCCTCGACCGCGAGCTGATCGGTAACGTCTCGCTCCGCGTCCTGGACACCGAGCGCCCCGACGCCTGGGAGGTCCAGGGCCGCGGTGAGCTCGCGCTGGCCATCCTCGTCGAGCAGATGCGCCGTGAGGGCTTCGAGCTCACGGTCGGCAAGCCGGAGGTCGTCACCAAGCAGGTCGACGGCAAGACCCACGAGCCGATCGAGCGCATGACGATCGACTCCCCCGAGGAGCACCTCGGCGCGATCACCCAGCTGATGGCGACCCGCAAGGGCCGCATGGAGACGATGACGAACCACGGTTCGGGCTGGGTCCGCATGGAGTGGATCGTTCCGTCCCGCGGCCTCATCGGCTTCCGTACGGAGTTCCTGACGCAGACCCGCGGCACGGGCATCGCGCACTCCATCTTCGAGGGCCACGAGCCGTGGTTCGGCGAGCTCCGCACCCGTCACAACGGCTCGCTGGTCGCCGACCGCGCGGGCTCCGTGACGCCGTTCGCCATGGTCAACCTCCAGGAGCGCGGTGTCATCTTCACCGAGGCCGGCACCGAGGTCTACGAGGGCATGATCGTCGGCGAGAACTCGCGCGCCGACGACATGGACGTGAACATCACCAAGGAGAAGAAGCTCACCAACATGCGTGCGGCTTCCGCCGACACCACGGAGAACGTGGTGCCGGCCCGCAAGCTCTCGCTGGAGCAGTCCCTGGAGTTCTGCCGCGAGGACGAGTGCATCGAGGTGACCCCGGAGACGGTCCGTATCCGCAAGGTCGTCCTCGACCAGAAGGAGCGCGGCCGCGCCGCGTCGCGCGCCAAGCGCTGA
- a CDS encoding ABC transporter family substrate-binding protein, with translation MSHVGVPRGTARKRRSLALLTTGVLTLPVLAGCSSGDSGASGATAPQDIAVAARNLVAEGGTVNWAVDALPTTLNAFQADADSTTTRITGALLPTLFPLDAKGRPQLNPDYLESAKVVESEPRQVVLYRLNQQAVWSDGREIGASDFVAQWRALSGKDTAFWTARNAGYERIEKIERGADDLEVRVTFAKPYADWRSLFSPLYPKDVTGSPDAFNDGARTALKATAGPFRLRGVDKKTGEVTLVRNPRWWGSPAKLDSLVFRAVAPQNRTEALAAGKVDVADIDAAAAHRIAQAAGGKGADGKPLAQGPGAQGPGAQEGPAAALRSWAVVHGSDAKAAAAALAAREKNRAAAEAYATEQAGLRAYAVRKSLEPAYTQLALNGESGPLADDRVRRAVARALNRQELVDTVLGPLGLPAQPLGSHLALAGQPAYKDSSDALGGQDTEEAQALLADAGWTPEGAVKKSDGTKAGSEAGKKAAGKKDAEKKDAEKKDAEKKEAEKKGAEKKDAEKQGTKAGAADGKAGDGAGRREPDADDGLHIVGDDNEPGDGDPAGGATHVLAPAPAAAFHSSALLRQAGYLSGSGTSEDVPSRVAAQDKRPGGAAGAYAPAGTAAPARVPDGRRGPLGKDGVPLTLRFVLPSGPGSEPLRSVGDKISAMLEAVGIRTEITKVPDESYFKDHVASGDYDLALYSWPATAYPATDDRPIFAKPVPATDGSLLVEQNYTRVGTDHIDQLFDQALSELDEGTAQDLMKQADARIWAAAGSIPLYQRPQLVATDRKLANVGAFGFGAPHYQDIGFKKPQAAGAPANKKK, from the coding sequence ATGTCCCACGTCGGCGTCCCGAGGGGGACGGCCCGAAAGCGCCGCTCCCTCGCGCTCCTCACGACAGGTGTGCTGACGCTCCCCGTGCTGGCCGGCTGCAGTTCCGGCGACAGCGGCGCGAGCGGTGCGACGGCCCCCCAGGACATCGCGGTCGCCGCCCGGAACCTGGTCGCCGAGGGCGGGACGGTCAACTGGGCCGTCGACGCCCTGCCCACCACCCTCAACGCCTTCCAGGCGGATGCCGACAGCACCACCACCCGGATCACCGGCGCGCTGCTGCCGACGCTCTTCCCGCTCGACGCCAAGGGCAGGCCGCAGCTGAACCCGGACTATCTGGAGTCCGCGAAGGTGGTCGAGAGCGAGCCCAGGCAGGTGGTGCTCTATCGGCTCAACCAGCAGGCGGTGTGGAGTGACGGCCGGGAGATCGGGGCCTCCGACTTCGTGGCCCAGTGGCGGGCGCTGAGCGGCAAGGACACGGCGTTCTGGACCGCCCGCAACGCCGGGTACGAACGCATCGAGAAGATCGAGCGGGGCGCCGACGACCTGGAGGTACGGGTCACCTTCGCCAAGCCGTACGCGGACTGGCGCTCGCTGTTCTCCCCGCTCTACCCGAAGGACGTGACCGGTTCCCCGGACGCCTTCAACGACGGGGCCCGGACCGCCCTCAAGGCCACCGCGGGACCGTTCCGGCTGCGCGGTGTGGACAAGAAGACCGGCGAGGTGACGCTGGTCCGCAACCCGCGCTGGTGGGGGAGCCCGGCCAAGCTCGACTCGCTGGTCTTCCGGGCCGTGGCCCCGCAGAACCGGACCGAGGCCCTGGCCGCGGGCAAGGTCGACGTGGCCGACATCGACGCGGCGGCGGCCCACCGGATCGCGCAGGCGGCCGGTGGCAAGGGCGCCGACGGGAAGCCGCTCGCCCAGGGGCCCGGCGCCCAGGGCCCAGGTGCCCAGGAGGGCCCGGCCGCGGCCCTGCGCTCCTGGGCCGTCGTGCACGGCTCGGACGCCAAGGCGGCGGCCGCAGCCTTGGCCGCCAGGGAGAAGAACCGGGCCGCCGCCGAGGCGTACGCCACCGAGCAGGCCGGGCTGCGCGCCTACGCGGTGCGCAAGTCGCTGGAGCCCGCCTACACCCAGCTCGCGCTGAACGGCGAGTCCGGACCGCTCGCCGACGACCGGGTGCGGCGGGCGGTGGCCCGCGCGCTGAACCGTCAGGAGCTCGTCGACACCGTGCTGGGGCCGCTCGGCCTGCCCGCGCAGCCGCTCGGCAGCCACCTGGCGCTCGCCGGGCAGCCGGCGTACAAGGACAGCAGCGACGCACTCGGCGGCCAGGACACCGAGGAGGCACAGGCGCTGCTGGCCGACGCGGGCTGGACGCCGGAGGGCGCGGTCAAGAAGTCGGACGGCACCAAGGCGGGCAGCGAGGCGGGGAAGAAGGCGGCCGGGAAGAAGGACGCGGAGAAGAAGGACGCGGAGAAGAAGGACGCGGAGAAGAAGGAAGCGGAGAAGAAGGGCGCGGAGAAGAAGGACGCGGAGAAGCAGGGGACGAAGGCGGGCGCCGCGGACGGCAAGGCAGGCGACGGCGCAGGCAGGCGCGAGCCCGATGCCGACGACGGCCTCCACATCGTCGGCGACGACAACGAGCCCGGCGACGGCGACCCGGCGGGCGGCGCCACCCACGTACTCGCGCCCGCCCCCGCCGCCGCGTTCCACAGCTCCGCGCTGCTGCGCCAGGCCGGCTACCTCTCCGGGTCCGGAACGTCCGAGGACGTCCCCTCCAGGGTCGCCGCCCAGGACAAGCGGCCGGGCGGTGCCGCCGGCGCGTACGCCCCCGCGGGCACCGCGGCACCCGCCCGGGTGCCCGACGGGCGCCGCGGTCCGCTCGGCAAGGACGGCGTGCCGCTGACCCTGCGCTTCGTCCTGCCGTCCGGTCCCGGGTCGGAGCCGCTGCGCAGCGTCGGGGACAAGATCTCGGCGATGCTCGAAGCGGTCGGCATCCGTACGGAGATCACCAAGGTCCCCGACGAGAGCTACTTCAAGGACCACGTCGCCTCCGGCGACTACGACCTGGCCCTGTACTCCTGGCCCGCGACCGCCTACCCGGCCACCGACGACCGCCCGATCTTCGCCAAGCCGGTGCCCGCCACCGACGGCTCGCTGCTGGTCGAGCAGAACTACACCCGTGTCGGCACCGACCACATCGACCAGCTCTTCGACCAGGCGCTCTCGGAGCTGGACGAAGGCACCGCCCAGGACCTGATGAAGCAGGCCGACGCCCGGATCTGGGCCGCCGCCGGATCGATTCCGCTCTACCAGCGCCCGCAGCTGGTGGCGACGGACAGGAAGCTGGCGAACGTCGGCGCCTTCGGCTTCGGGGCGCCCCACTACCAGGACATCGGTTTCAAGAAGCCGCAGGCCGCCGGAGCCCCGGCGAACAAGAAGAAGTAG
- a CDS encoding isochorismatase family protein yields the protein MTATTLDPRTALVVVDLQKGILALDTAHPAAGVVANSAALADAFRAKGLPVVLVHVVDGAPGRNETPMASGGQLPADWADIVPELGPNEGDIVVTKRTWGAFHGTDLDLRLRRAGVTQIVLTGIATSIGVESTARAAHEHGYNVTIATDAVTDMDAEAHRNSVGRIFPRLGETDTTEAIIELLG from the coding sequence ATGACCGCCACCACCCTGGACCCGAGGACCGCCCTGGTCGTCGTCGATCTCCAGAAGGGCATCCTCGCCCTGGACACCGCCCACCCCGCCGCCGGTGTCGTCGCCAACTCCGCCGCCCTCGCCGACGCCTTCCGCGCCAAGGGCCTCCCGGTCGTCCTGGTCCACGTCGTCGACGGTGCCCCCGGCCGCAACGAGACCCCCATGGCGTCCGGCGGACAGCTGCCCGCCGACTGGGCGGACATCGTGCCCGAGCTCGGCCCGAACGAGGGCGACATCGTGGTGACCAAGCGCACCTGGGGCGCCTTCCACGGGACCGACCTCGACCTCCGGCTGCGCCGAGCAGGCGTCACGCAGATCGTCCTCACCGGCATCGCGACCAGCATCGGCGTCGAATCCACCGCCCGCGCGGCCCACGAGCACGGCTACAACGTCACGATCGCCACGGACGCGGTCACCGACATGGACGCCGAAGCCCACCGCAACAGCGTCGGGAGGATCTTCCCGCGCCTGGGAGAGACGGACACGACGGAGGCGATCATCGAGCTGCTCGGCTGA
- a CDS encoding MarR family winged helix-turn-helix transcriptional regulator, whose translation MPEPTGTTPAGRRAAPSAELDAEQLATGLTAVVGRLVRRLRSMSAGDRLTPTQRSVLARLDLDGPATTAALARAEYVRPQSMRLTLGALESQGLVERAPDPADGRKSVMSLTESGAATLAEARAAKHDWLARAMAAELDGAERRTVAEAVELIDRLTGH comes from the coding sequence ATGCCGGAACCGACTGGAACCACCCCCGCCGGGCGTCGCGCCGCCCCGTCCGCCGAGCTGGACGCCGAGCAGTTGGCGACGGGGCTCACCGCCGTGGTCGGCCGGTTGGTGCGGCGGCTGCGCAGTATGTCCGCGGGAGATCGGCTCACACCGACGCAGCGCTCGGTGCTCGCCAGGCTGGACCTCGACGGGCCGGCCACCACGGCCGCGCTGGCCCGCGCGGAGTACGTGCGTCCGCAGTCCATGCGGCTGACTCTCGGCGCGCTGGAGAGCCAGGGGCTCGTCGAGCGGGCACCCGATCCGGCGGACGGCCGCAAGTCGGTGATGTCGCTCACGGAGTCCGGGGCCGCGACGCTCGCCGAGGCCCGGGCCGCCAAGCACGACTGGCTCGCCAGGGCCATGGCGGCCGAACTCGACGGTGCCGAGCGCCGCACCGTGGCCGAGGCCGTCGAGCTGATCGACCGGCTGACCGGGCACTGA
- a CDS encoding LacI family DNA-binding transcriptional regulator, producing MSAPTVYDVAERSGVSIATVSRVYRTPDSVRAQTRERVLEAARQLGYVPSGNARGLASRTTGVLGLCFPDYADPDAEADAEADSDADDAVMLYSDQIIRGMERAARRHGYALLIAASLEGGPESLVAKVAGRVDGFAVLAQTVPTEDLEVISRRLPVVMIAGPREIDHLDHIVVANADGERELARHLIEDHGLRRLAFVGGEVGSPDAEARFLGFQQACRDAGLPVPDAPDLRAEMMTQAEGARAAEALLDRDGERPQGVLFANDQMAVGALRALERRGVRVPEDIAVTGFDGIPLSRIVRPPLTTVRQPIRQLGEQAVELLVQRLGDSSSEPVSLMLPVSPIRRASCGCG from the coding sequence GTGAGCGCCCCCACGGTGTACGACGTCGCCGAGCGGTCGGGCGTCTCCATTGCCACGGTCTCGCGGGTCTACCGCACCCCCGATTCGGTACGCGCCCAGACCCGTGAGCGGGTCCTCGAAGCCGCCCGCCAGCTCGGATACGTACCCAGCGGGAACGCCCGCGGCCTGGCCAGCCGGACCACCGGGGTGCTGGGCCTCTGCTTCCCCGACTACGCCGACCCGGACGCCGAGGCCGACGCGGAGGCGGACAGCGACGCCGACGACGCGGTGATGCTCTACTCCGACCAGATCATCCGCGGCATGGAGCGGGCGGCGCGGCGGCACGGTTACGCGCTGCTGATCGCCGCCTCGCTGGAGGGCGGGCCGGAGAGCCTCGTCGCGAAGGTCGCGGGACGGGTCGACGGCTTCGCCGTGCTGGCACAGACCGTGCCGACCGAGGACCTCGAAGTGATATCGCGCCGGCTTCCGGTGGTGATGATCGCCGGCCCCCGCGAGATCGACCATCTCGACCACATCGTCGTCGCGAACGCCGACGGCGAGCGCGAACTGGCCCGCCACCTGATCGAGGACCACGGGCTGCGCAGGCTCGCCTTCGTCGGCGGCGAGGTCGGGTCGCCGGACGCCGAGGCGCGGTTCCTCGGATTCCAGCAGGCGTGCCGCGATGCCGGGCTGCCGGTGCCGGACGCGCCCGATCTGCGGGCCGAGATGATGACGCAGGCCGAGGGCGCACGGGCGGCGGAGGCGCTGCTGGACCGTGACGGCGAACGGCCGCAGGGGGTGCTCTTCGCCAACGACCAGATGGCGGTGGGCGCGCTGCGGGCGCTGGAGCGGCGCGGGGTGCGGGTGCCCGAGGACATCGCGGTGACCGGCTTCGACGGGATTCCGCTGAGCCGGATCGTCCGGCCTCCACTGACGACCGTACGCCAGCCGATCCGTCAACTCGGCGAGCAGGCGGTCGAGTTGCTGGTCCAGCGGCTGGGCGACAGCAGCAGCGAGCCGGTGTCGCTGATGCTCCCGGTGTCGCCGATCCGCCGCGCCAGCTGCGGCTGCGGCTGA
- a CDS encoding acetylxylan esterase codes for MASFEHDFPFDPAYGYTLQDLLRVPAPAAPDDFDAFWRDRYQEARKVATEPELGPVEEERDGVRIHGVTFTSVGGVRIGGWVALPAEGAAEYGFVIGHGYGGRDRPGPDVPLPLPRAAAILPCVRGMATRGEHPGIPGVSSAHVLHGIASRGTYVIGDCVADLWCAASALHELVPELAPEEGGPGLGYLGESFGGGLGALALPWDDRFGAAQLTVPTFGNHPLRLTLQCIGSGESVRAHHQGHPEVTEVLPYFDAATAATRLETPTLVAAALFDPSVPPPGQFAVHNALAGEHELHVLDAGHFEYEGTAAEVAELRAARQRFFGERLGRAR; via the coding sequence ATGGCTTCGTTCGAACATGACTTCCCCTTCGATCCGGCATACGGCTACACGCTCCAGGACCTGCTGCGCGTCCCCGCTCCCGCCGCTCCGGACGATTTCGACGCCTTCTGGCGCGACCGCTACCAGGAGGCCCGCAAGGTCGCCACGGAGCCGGAGCTCGGCCCGGTGGAGGAGGAGCGCGACGGGGTACGGATCCACGGCGTGACGTTCACCTCGGTGGGCGGGGTGCGGATCGGCGGCTGGGTGGCGCTGCCGGCCGAGGGGGCCGCGGAGTACGGATTCGTCATCGGACACGGCTACGGCGGCCGGGACCGGCCGGGCCCCGACGTGCCGCTGCCGCTGCCCCGGGCCGCGGCGATCCTGCCGTGCGTACGGGGCATGGCGACGCGCGGTGAGCACCCGGGCATCCCGGGCGTGTCCAGCGCGCACGTGCTGCACGGCATCGCCTCGCGCGGCACGTATGTCATCGGCGACTGCGTGGCGGACCTGTGGTGCGCGGCCTCCGCGCTGCACGAACTGGTGCCGGAGCTGGCGCCGGAGGAGGGCGGCCCCGGCCTCGGCTACCTCGGGGAGAGCTTCGGCGGCGGGCTGGGCGCACTCGCGCTGCCCTGGGACGACCGCTTCGGGGCCGCGCAGCTGACGGTGCCGACCTTCGGCAACCACCCCTTGCGGCTCACCCTGCAGTGCATCGGCAGTGGCGAGTCGGTGCGGGCCCACCACCAGGGCCACCCCGAGGTCACCGAGGTGCTGCCGTACTTCGACGCCGCCACGGCCGCGACGCGGCTGGAGACGCCCACCCTGGTGGCCGCGGCGCTCTTCGACCCCTCGGTGCCGCCGCCGGGGCAGTTCGCCGTGCACAACGCGCTGGCCGGCGAGCACGAGCTGCATGTGCTGGACGCGGGGCACTTCGAGTACGAGGGCACGGCGGCCGAGGTGGCGGAGCTCCGGGCGGCCCGGCAGCGGTTCTTCGGGGAGCGGCTGGGCCGGGCCCGATAG
- a CDS encoding sugar ABC transporter substrate-binding protein: MPRTARNASIGIAVAGALTFGLTACGSSGDDVAADKKQTLTVWAMGAEGEKLADVAKVYEKANPNITVKVTPVGWDVAHQKLVSAAAAGTLPDVAQMGGSYMGEFAELGVLEPVDTKTFDEKDFFPSGWKQGEVDGQAYGVPWYVDTRVLYYRTDLAEKAGVTKAPSNWKEMQDLASAYQKKAGTKWGLSIQPSGLDTVQNFYSFLYSAGGEIVNDKGEAVIDSPEAVKALKEYGSYFDKGLSNKSVQPGYDVVKDFGNGRVPMFFGGPWHVTLLNEGQPQIKGKWAVANVPADKTSASMAGGSSLVISKDSEHKAAATEFIKYLTDTKGQADWYKRTKDLPANTSAWTSGDLADDTDLQVFKKQMDTAKSSPSLSNWTEITDKVDQAIAKVTQGKASAEDALKTAQSQIEGLLK, encoded by the coding sequence ATGCCCCGCACCGCCAGAAACGCCTCGATCGGTATCGCTGTCGCCGGCGCGCTCACGTTCGGCCTGACCGCTTGCGGCAGCTCCGGCGACGACGTCGCCGCGGACAAGAAGCAGACGCTCACCGTCTGGGCCATGGGGGCCGAGGGCGAGAAGCTCGCGGATGTGGCCAAGGTCTACGAGAAGGCCAACCCGAACATCACCGTCAAGGTGACCCCGGTCGGCTGGGACGTCGCCCACCAGAAGCTGGTCTCCGCGGCCGCCGCCGGCACCCTGCCGGACGTGGCGCAGATGGGCGGCAGCTACATGGGCGAGTTCGCCGAGCTCGGTGTGCTGGAGCCGGTCGACACCAAGACCTTCGACGAGAAGGACTTCTTCCCGTCCGGCTGGAAGCAGGGCGAGGTGGACGGCCAGGCGTACGGCGTGCCGTGGTACGTCGACACCCGCGTCCTCTACTACCGCACCGACCTGGCCGAGAAGGCCGGCGTCACCAAGGCTCCGAGCAACTGGAAGGAGATGCAGGACCTCGCCTCGGCCTACCAGAAGAAGGCCGGGACCAAGTGGGGCCTGTCCATCCAGCCCAGCGGCCTGGACACGGTGCAGAACTTCTACTCCTTCCTGTACTCGGCCGGCGGCGAGATCGTCAACGACAAGGGCGAGGCCGTCATCGACAGCCCCGAGGCCGTCAAGGCGCTCAAGGAGTACGGCTCGTACTTCGACAAGGGGCTCTCCAACAAGTCCGTGCAGCCCGGCTACGACGTCGTGAAGGACTTCGGCAACGGCCGCGTCCCGATGTTCTTCGGCGGCCCCTGGCACGTCACCCTGCTGAACGAGGGCCAGCCGCAGATCAAGGGCAAGTGGGCGGTGGCCAACGTGCCCGCCGACAAGACCTCCGCCTCCATGGCCGGCGGTTCGTCCCTGGTGATCTCCAAGGACAGCGAGCACAAGGCCGCCGCCACCGAGTTCATCAAGTACCTGACGGACACCAAGGGCCAGGCCGACTGGTACAAGCGCACCAAGGACCTGCCGGCCAACACCTCCGCGTGGACCTCCGGCGACCTCGCCGACGACACCGACCTCCAGGTGTTCAAGAAGCAGATGGACACCGCCAAGTCGTCCCCCTCGCTGTCCAACTGGACGGAGATCACCGACAAGGTCGACCAGGCCATCGCCAAGGTCACCCAGGGCAAGGCGTCCGCCGAGGACGCGCTCAAGACGGCCCAGTCCCAAATCGAAGGCCTTCTGAAGTAA